TATAATACACTTCTTAagctataattttgtaaattgtatcaaCAAGACAACAACGTgcatatacataaaacattcTATGTACAAgcttttgtttttagtattttaataagtgtACAGCAACATTATGTTTCTGCTTTCTCGACCGTAagtatgatacattttttaaaacttatcgtATATACTCGCCCGTCTACTTTAAATCGTACATAACTAGCTGAATATTTAATGCTAACTATtactcaattttcaaaatatattcatgcattaacttttaaatctctaataattagtatttttgattatcacatttataaatcaaactaaatgtttttaattttaatattttaagtcaaattttatttcagttttcaCAAACATTTCCTTGCTATTTGCTTTAAAAAGTggtaaacaatattgttaaaactCAGGTATGATGATTACATGCTGTGATATCACTTTCAATGGATAACATTCCCAGAGCATCTACATTTGGTTGGTTCAATGAGGATcgaaatttatttctaattcttTTTAATGACGAAAATGATCGTTCACTAgaacttattaataaagtatcaattcaattttcaaggaTTTTGAcccatttataaatgtttgatattaaaaaatattaataaagcacGCAAATATAAGTGTCTATAAAGAGCTCAAaatgaattacaattatttgaaaattataccaattatagaaaaaaatgataatataaatacttagtaaacattttaaattttatggctattcgtttttgaattttaagaaaataaaaaatcactttTGTTGAAAACTGGTTAGCGTAAAAGATTAAGATCATAATGATTTTTAGAGGAATTGTAGCCTATGGATAATAAAATCCAAATGTGTACAATCACATATTCACATgcaaacatttgtattttattataagacacAAATACCTACGTAACCAATGCGtcagtaaattagtaaaatatgaagtttcaaatttacatgaaatcaaaataaaatacacaataattagtaaataaaattatgtgtaaattcaatgttttaagtaaattaatagataCACACAATATTTCTAGCAATATTAAACTTGATCCACTTTTGTTAATGTCTTTGTAAAATaagaactaatataataactacttggaatttttttataacaagttaaagaatatttttttttcaaaactattttattataatactttataaaacgttaatatttcTCGTttcttgatataaataattatttaattggtatttaataaaaaaatgtatcaaggTAACTATAAGATAAGAATAACAGTGTTAGGTAATTTTCCACAccacctttattattataaacgacgTACAATAACATTGtccgtattatttaataattttatgaggtATTACACAAGGCgcgtttttttattgtggtgTCCCCAGTAGGCCTAATCCACATCGTAAGCGAGAACGCATCATATGCAGGGGCGTATTTAGGTAGGGGCTTTGGGTTCACAACAAATGTGTGCCATAAAGACATagaatactatagtatttatataacatggtGTTCTATTAACAGTTTCACCATTGCGCGGCGTAgaagttttttagtttttttttactggggAAGAGGCGGCAAAATATGTGTTGCCCTTATCctaaaattcctaaatacgccactgatcATATGAAtgcattcaaatattaaaaaaaatatacaacaactTAAACTATGTAGATaccaataatactatataatttatttcaataaggaAACCTaggaataaaaatacgattttcgcTATTGTACAAACTGCAAAAACgggtaatgtgtataatatgtgtgttgcCGGCCGGCGATAGTCAATATGTTGGATGAGTGGATGAGAGATGAACGCTGATGTGTAAGGggacaactaaataaaaattattataatataatatatataaaaaaaatatatattaaatattagtaaagtaatataataataaaaaataatattatataatataatataatataatataatattagtgtaaagtaataaaatacttatacattatatactacaTCATTACAACTACGatacatactaaaaataatttaataagtctaTGTACTAAGtccttatacttatacataggtatatatattatatatatacacagtcGACACATTTTCCATCAGCTCAATGACAAACTCTTCGTTGGTGGATGGTCCATGATCCAGTCAAATGTTTGGTTCCTATAAAACTTCAACTAATGTGCAgattaaatgcaatttaaactcatagaaaaaacaattttagtatttcaGAAATCTGTGTTggtgttcttttatttttgaatttaaattaatttaaaattttatattcataatttatcagttaaaaaatttaaacaagaaGATTATAGTATAGTGCTATTTAACTTTCTGTTAGGTGGCCAATTTAAGTATACACAAAGACAACCTAGctatgtgataaaaaaaaaaaatgaaaaatttggtaatttatcaatgtattattaaaattaaaataaaagaacaccTAAAACCGTAGTACAGGTatattatctgaaaaaaaccataataattaaatacaacttaagcaaatatttataatatactgtactactgttcaaaaaattatactataaaacaaacaCATCCTGGAAACACTTGATATTGAGATGAGCTTCTTATTAATGCTGCAAATCTTCCTCTGGGTTGAGTTACAGCCAACACATTTCCCATCAGCTTTGTAACAAATTCTtcttcactaataaatattgtaaatattatactgtacctACTACGAttctaaaaatgataatattatacaaacaaatcctTTCGAcagttgatattaatataagctTCTTGTTGATGCTGCCAATCTTTCTCCGGGTTGAAACGAAATCGAGTGCCGACACATTTTCCAACAGCTCAATGACAAATTCATCGTCAGTGAGTAGTCCATGATTCAGCTAAATGTTTGGTTCCTATAAATCTTCAACTAATGTGCAgattaaatgcaatttaaactcatagaaaaaacaattttagtatttcaGAAATCTGTGTtggtattcttttatttttaaatttaaattaatttaaaattttttattcataatttatcagttaaaaatgtaaacaagaaCTAAGaagattatagtatattgcAGTTTAATTTTCTGTTCGGTGGCCACCTTTTAAATTCCTCACTCTCTTTTATAAGAAAGTTAAACAgcacaataactataaaaaatataaatttaaacatacataaagACGAATTAGctatgtgataaaaaaaaaaattgaaaaaattggtaatttatcaacgtattattaaaataaaaagaacaccTATAACCatagtacagtatattatctgaaaaatccataaaagttaaatataatttaagtaaatattcatactatactatactactgttcaaaaaattataatattaaacaaacacaGCCTTGCGACACTTTTTATTCAGACGAGCTTCTTATTGATGCTGCCAATCGTCCTCCGGGTTGAAATATACAAGAATATAGCgtaattattacagtatttttgtttttccgaTATTATGGCAAGATctgaaattttttgttttattttactatttaccacCCAAAGTTCCAAATAGATCATATTTGCAAGAATTCATGACAAATAGAAAGTAAactacataattgtaaaatcattatacatttttcgctACGTCCAAGATCTAAGGTGTACTTAAcgactttattttattcttggcAATTTCATCATTAATGAATGGTCGGTAACCTTTTTGAACTCTCAGACCacattcacaaattaaaaaaagtttgcagaccagataaaaataaaaattttatattcttaaattatatactatggaaaaaaatattgtctagaactttaaaataataaaatgtaaatgaaaaaaaatgtcagtgttttagaatttaaaacgggtcgtatatacaataaccCGCCGGTTGCCGACCACTTCATTGGACTGGACgatcagaaataaaatataggtctgTCATCGGGGTAACAGCTTGAAgaagtcaataaatatttattttatgtataaaaaataaatttataactatccCAAAATTATAGGAAAATTAACCTACGAAAGTATCCTTCAACGCTTTTCGGTGAAATCAAGCTGTGCCATATTAAAGTTCAAACGTGCACAGCCACCGAAGAAACAGCTAGTTTATTTCTTCGTTTGTCTTCTTTACGCTTTGGAATgaaatcattgaaatattttatgaaaacgaGAGTACTTGTCATGTACTGAAGGCTGTTGTTTGACGactgttcaataaaattattagaattgttaATCGTCTCCTACAAATGACGACGATTGTCGTTTGCCATGGatgataaatagtataataatgttttttttatagaactctttgtgattttataggatttattattatatttcagctGTCTTGCATACGAAACTTTTGgtatctaattaatttcatacgtaaaatcataataattgtatattatcctgaatttttttttaaattataattttataatttcaatagttgtttgataaaatttatcacCGAAAAATAAGAACGTCTTTGACcagcataatttataaaatttataaaaaacttatattagtcGGGTACTCGGCcggttaaaaatgaaaaatgctatttatacaattaatataaatataaattattattctataaaatgggTCTGGTAATATAACGATTATGTATTTTCGGTCTCACGTATTTTATGCATTGCGCGTTGGGGAATGAAATATGCATATGTATACGTCACCAGGCGTGAATAGTAGAATGAAGTATGTGCTTACGTCGATTACATCGTCCGGTTAGtcgattgtttatataaatgaatatattttatttttaaatatttatatatattaagaaacTGCAAATTTTCTTCATATCGATCTGCATCGTGGTTCTaaatgagaataaaaatacattttatgaaaataaacaactcaaaatgaaaatgagagtatatttcatatacttCAGTACTGTTCATTAAGACTGTTATAGAATTGTTAATCGTGTCCGACGAATGTCGTCGATTGTCGTATGCCACGGAtgacgaatattataatataataaatctatatagaactctttgtgatattataggatttatttttatatttcaattgtctTGCATACGAAATTTTTGGTATCTACTTAATTTCATacgtaaaatcataataattgtatatcctgaatttttttttaaattataattttattatttcaatagttgTTTGGTAAAATTtctcaacaaaaaataagacCATCTTCGAccaacataattttacattgtacaCAATGCATTGATGCattatacattgaaaattgaattcaaattgtacAAATTCGTTACAGTGACATACTTAACCTAGTTTACATGTAGTATTGTAATCACCTACTATAGTAGCTATACAGCAGTTTACGGTTTGGCTGaactaaatgattaataattttaaaaatatttaaaagtttaatcatTCAATCAATATTACATACTAAATGGTTAATAGATTATGATCTACGTATAATAAAGAAGGACTTGCTTTAATTCTAAATACAAGCAGTTATTCACATTCGACTCGTTATATACACATGTGACTATATCATTCCCGTTTCGGTACTGTCCTGtttagaaataatacatacctactcatactatttttactgattttaaaataatcaataggtTCTAGTGTTAATACGCTTAGATGATTcgcgataatatatatatataataaatgcatctatttatggtattatgctattgttattttatcctATGAGtgtatagtcaaaatattttgaaaattataatatgtataagaaaTGCAAACATTAACACttggtaaaattttttaaacaactacagttattcgtttttaaataactacaaaaaaacaaaaatcggtTGAGCAGAAATAGTTATCACAGAAATATGAAATGAATATCCAATGTCTTAAGAGGATGTCAGCGCactgtttgttttctctctctagcCCACGTGCAACATAGACAAAACGCATTTACGCAGTCTGAGTAGAACTCacttaattttggttttagagtaaatatacctattataaaattaaattttgataatatttctgagtacaagacaatgagttttaaaaaaaaaattaaaatgttaaaaatttaatggttataaaaaatgtaatttatagctattttttaacgatataattaacgttgtattgagaataatggaaaaaactcATCGTTTTGTACTCAGAaatgttatcaaaatttaattttattataggtatatttactctagaaCCGAAATTGTGCGAGTTCTACTCAGACTGCGTAAATGCGCTTTGTCTATGTTGTGCGTGGGCTAGAGAGAGAAAAGAAACAGTGTGTGACATCcccttaaaaattcaaaattcagacaattataaaaaaatattaatgcttcTTTTCGGAaacctttttattttcgttagagataaaaaaaacttatattagtcAGGTACTCGACcagttaaaaatgataaatgctatttatacaattaatataaatataaattattatataaaatgggtCTGGTAATGATGATTATGTATTTTCGGTCTTACGTATTTTATGCATCGCGCGTTAgggaataaaatatgcatacgtATACGTCACTCGGCGGGTAGCAGATTGTGCGGTGCATTaagtatgaatttattttgtctaaaaaagtaaattaaagctCCAAAAGTATAGAAAATCAATCTCACGTAAACatcgattttttttgtgaaacttAGTTGTGTCATATTTAATGTCCACACGTTCAGTaaccacatattattttcaactcaTAAAATGGATAGTGTTGACAATTTTTCATTTGCTAATGACGATCTTAGATGattttttactctttttaatacagaaaaagaataatttaatttgtagtaGGTATGATAACAAACTGTCTATTGACTATATTGAGCAGTGAGcactaactataataatatagcaataattatgttatttgtatatgatttttaaaaataaattaataattcaccaCAActggaaaaatgaaaatgcatGCTTGCGTCGTAGTTATATCactcgttattatattttcacgaATTCACAATAATGTGGGTACGCCAATACAGGTGGGTTACCCTAGCACTCCTATGttcgaatttattattattatttttttttaatcacgaAATGTACATTTGTACTACAATTCGTACCACTTAGTACAACCTATTTCAGAAtttgtatctaaatatttgcaccagaaaaatcaattttttaaaaaaagagtacaatattatgtaacatgtCAAAAAAGTGTACGTCTGGTCACCATATCTATACGGCACAACATCGTGCTCAATTCCTCAATGGAGAAAGTATGTTCTCCCATAATACGTGTCATTAAACGTTTTGCCGAACGCACAGCAGCCTCCCATAACCCTCCAAAATGGGGCGCACCAGATGGATTAAAATACCAAGTAGATACATTTGAAACAGAAATAAGATGGATCTTACAACCGGAATCATTGACAAGCGCGTGTAACTGATTAGATGCTCctacaaaatttgtattacaatcggtgtaaatattagaaatacatattatcaaatgTCCTAAAATTtatactcaaaatatttatatataaatacagtgaAGCGTCGACTATCTGCATGTCAATTATTTACActgcaaatttatttttagtttaatttaatttaattttatcatttgttatattccttttattgtgtacatataataaaatgcgaaattattttattatctactatGGCTCACtccaatgtaaataatatgtttgtatataatcttaaatttagcaaaaaaaattgattattatttcaaataaatacattacatatatttttattatattttttatgttatgtatgaatattatattaatatcatatctagtatattggtttttaactttattttaaaattttctataattgtTTGATTATCCGCACAAATTGATTATTCGCACCCCCTTTGGTCCCAATTAGTGCGAATAATCGATGCTCtactgtatgtatattgtaagaataattcaattaataatacataattttaattgtacgtaattatttatttgacataaaagtaaatgtaatagtttaaaaaataaacaattataagaaaattagatactagtaaaaatgtacaagctaatgataacaaattaagaaaaaaaaattaaattcattatgtgAATTGTCGATAATTCAGTTGAATCATAATTAGGAGTAATCGTCTTCATCACTGCTTTCTTCAGTCTTAGGTTTAATAGCAGCTCGTTGAGCTGCAGCTTGTAGTTCTTGCCATTGTTGTTGTTCTTGAGCCATTTGCTCTTCTCTggcctaataatattttaagtttttacattagtaaattaaggtcaaattaaaactatacaactaAGTCCTAATATTACCTTAGCAAACAATTCTTGTTGTTGTCGTAACAATTCTTCCTCTGGTATGCCTAAATTTTCAAGTCTTGTACTTTGTCTTCTTCTTTTAGATTGACAGTCTCTACCAACTTCTTCTGCTTGTGCTCGATAGTCACCAAATCCCAAATGGTCAAgagctataatatttattttattaaaaaaataatattaagaataattattttaaacttaccaGTCAATAAATGTTCaccatttatagtttttttctgTTGAGCCATACATACTTGATTAGCTTCCGATGatactaaatgtataaattctgTGCAACAGTTCATTATCATTTCTCTCACTTCATTAGCAACACGAATATTTGGTAAGGCatctttaatcattttattgacTGATGCACGTGGTAGCGTTAGTTCTTCATCTTCATTAGATGGACCTGGATTACTGCAACCATCATTTATACTACTAGTGTTGCAGTTTGAAATTTGAGCTGTTTTACTATGATTTGGATTTGAATCTGTTATGTTAGAGCTTGGTATAGGATTTGAGGTGCTGCAGCTAGGTATTAATCTATCATTATCACTCATGTTGTTTAAAGATTGTATCATTGACATATTACTTCCATAACCTGTTACAAGTATATATGAagttgaaaaattaagttaaacattttgaatatataatatttttgaaatctagattttattagatatatgcTATTTAGATTACTAAAACCTAATATTCATcacataaaataagaaataattaacaataaattaagtaaataattaacttaattccaaaatattcaacatgaaataaaatgattatatattaagcaATATTTAACAAGTCTTTTATTAAGATATGttcctaaaattataaaaatatttatttcacaaatgtttaaaaaacaaaattgattttttatataaacatctaacaagtttcaataaaaactattgagacaaaataatgttttgcaattaaaatacaagttttcaagtaaatatttatttaactgttttatgtttatacattctTATAAACTTctgaatttttgtttattttaagtaaaaatagagcttttatttctaataaagaaGTTGTACAGATACATATCACATTTTTTAAgcgtttaattcattaaaaatgtattgataatttatggtaccattaatttataaataaataaataagtgaaCAACTTGTTCTTgtattattgcaataaaaaataaataaacaattattgttttatctagccacgtgaaaattaaaaatttaatgaaattaggtatctaataaaaatattttacattaaaaaaccaACCTGGTTGAAATATTCagatttcaaatttgtatctATGATTGTTAACTGAGAGCTCAATACAGAAAACATTTCATTGTTTTAAGCAACCATAGACCTATTAACATCGGTTTATAGGTCTATGCAATCAACACatcgtcaataattattttgataatatttctcaCCATACAATTAAGATAACGTGTTTCACTGTCTCGCTTTTGCTCTTGTGCTGCTGTGCTCAATCAAGTGTGAAAGTAGTAGGACCACAGAAtaggttaaatttaaataatttaatgtattctgTAGTAAGAGTACTGTTTAaggtttaaaaattctaagacCGTGGGTTGGAgtgtttagaatttttatctattttatgtgTTGATTTGAGGACGCGACTTTATTGATTTTGAGT
This sequence is a window from Rhopalosiphum maidis isolate BTI-1 chromosome 1, ASM367621v3, whole genome shotgun sequence. Protein-coding genes within it:
- the LOC113548524 gene encoding protein Dr1; the protein is MSMIQSLNNMSDNDRLIPSCSTSNPIPSSNITDSNPNHSKTAQISNCNTSSINDGCSNPGPSNEDEELTLPRASVNKMIKDALPNIRVANEVREMIMNCCTEFIHLVSSEANQVCMAQQKKTINGEHLLTALDHLGFGDYRAQAEEVGRDCQSKRRRQSTRLENLGIPEEELLRQQQELFAKAREEQMAQEQQQWQELQAAAQRAAIKPKTEESSDEDDYS